In a genomic window of Streptomyces pristinaespiralis:
- a CDS encoding phospho-sugar mutase, with translation MQQEQDLIARAEAWLAEDPDSETREELARLIEARDLGELADRFGGTLQFGTAGLRGELGAGPMRMNRAVVIRAAAGLAAYLKSKGQTDGPVVVGYDARYKSADFARDTAAVMVAAGLRAAVLPRPLPTPVLAFAIRHLGAVAGVEVTASHNPPRDNGYKVYLGDGSQIVPPADAEIAAEIDAIRALADVPRADEGWETLGDEVLDAYLARTDAVLTAGSPRTAQVVYTAMHGVGKDVVTAAFARAGFPDPVLVAEQAEPDPAFPTVAFPNPEEPGAMDLAFETARRAGPDVVIANDPDADRCAVAVPDDTADGGWRMLRGDEVGALLAEHLVHKGATGVFAESIVSSSLLGRIAAAAGVGYEETLTGFKWIARVEGLRYGYEEALGYCVDPEGVRDKDGITAALLVAELVSELKEQGRTLGDLLDDLAVEHGLHATDQLSVRVKDLGIIANAMRALREQPPAALAGLRVTAAEDLAVGTDRLPPTDGLRYYLDGEFKARVIVRPSGTEPKLKCYLEVVVPVADASALASARARASQVLDGIKRDLSAAAGI, from the coding sequence GTGCAGCAGGAGCAGGACCTGATCGCCCGGGCCGAGGCATGGCTCGCGGAGGACCCGGACTCTGAGACCCGGGAGGAGCTCGCGAGGCTCATCGAGGCGCGCGATCTCGGTGAGCTGGCCGACCGGTTCGGCGGGACGCTCCAGTTCGGTACCGCCGGGCTCCGGGGGGAGCTCGGGGCCGGGCCGATGCGGATGAACCGGGCCGTCGTGATCCGGGCGGCGGCCGGCCTCGCGGCCTACCTGAAGAGCAAGGGGCAGACCGACGGCCCCGTCGTCGTGGGCTACGACGCCCGCTACAAGTCCGCCGACTTCGCGCGCGACACCGCCGCGGTGATGGTCGCCGCGGGCCTGCGCGCCGCCGTGCTGCCGCGCCCGCTCCCGACGCCCGTCCTGGCCTTCGCCATAAGGCACCTGGGTGCCGTCGCGGGCGTCGAGGTGACGGCGAGCCACAATCCTCCGCGGGACAACGGCTACAAGGTCTACCTGGGCGACGGTTCGCAGATCGTGCCGCCCGCCGACGCGGAGATCGCCGCCGAGATCGACGCGATCCGCGCCCTCGCCGACGTGCCGCGCGCCGACGAGGGCTGGGAGACGCTCGGTGACGAGGTGCTCGACGCCTATCTCGCGCGTACGGACGCCGTGCTGACGGCCGGCTCCCCCCGTACCGCCCAGGTCGTCTACACGGCCATGCACGGCGTCGGCAAGGACGTCGTGACGGCCGCCTTCGCGCGCGCCGGTTTCCCGGACCCGGTCCTGGTGGCGGAGCAGGCGGAGCCCGATCCCGCGTTCCCGACGGTCGCGTTCCCGAACCCGGAGGAGCCGGGGGCGATGGACCTCGCCTTCGAGACCGCTCGCCGGGCCGGGCCCGACGTGGTCATCGCCAACGACCCGGACGCGGACCGCTGCGCCGTCGCCGTCCCGGACGACACCGCGGACGGCGGCTGGCGGATGCTGCGCGGTGACGAGGTCGGCGCCCTGCTCGCCGAGCACCTCGTCCACAAGGGCGCCACCGGCGTCTTCGCCGAGTCGATCGTGTCGTCGTCGCTGCTGGGCCGGATCGCGGCCGCCGCCGGGGTCGGGTACGAGGAGACGCTGACCGGGTTCAAGTGGATCGCCCGCGTCGAGGGCCTTCGCTACGGCTACGAGGAGGCGCTCGGCTACTGCGTCGACCCGGAGGGCGTACGCGACAAGGACGGCATCACGGCGGCGCTGCTGGTGGCCGAGCTGGTCTCGGAGCTGAAGGAGCAGGGCCGTACGCTCGGCGACCTGCTGGACGACCTCGCCGTCGAGCACGGTCTGCACGCCACCGACCAGCTGTCGGTGCGGGTGAAGGACCTGGGCATCATCGCGAACGCCATGCGGGCGCTGCGCGAGCAGCCGCCGGCCGCCCTGGCGGGCCTGCGCGTCACGGCGGCGGAGGATCTGGCCGTCGGGACGGACAGGCTCCCGCCGACCGACGGTCTGCGCTACTACCTCGACGGCGAGTTCAAGGCCCGTGTCATCGTCCGCCCGAGCGGTACGGAGCCGAAGCTGAAGTGCTACCTGGAGGTCGTCGTCCCGGTCGCCGACGCGAGCGCGCTCGCATCGGCCAGGGCGCGCGCCTCGCAGGTGCTCGACGGCATCAAGCGGGACCTGTCCGCCGCCGCCGGCATCTGA
- a CDS encoding gamma-glutamylcyclotransferase: MSLYAAYAGNLDARLMTRRAPHSPLRGTGWLNGWRLTFGGEQMGWEGALATIVEAPRSQVFVALYDIAPMDEDSMDRWEGVGLDIYRRMRVRVDTLDGEEPAWVYVLNGYEGGLPSARYLGELADAAESAGAPHDYVMELRKRPC, encoded by the coding sequence ATGTCGCTCTACGCCGCGTACGCCGGCAACCTCGACGCGCGGCTGATGACGCGCCGCGCACCGCACTCACCGCTGCGCGGCACCGGCTGGCTCAACGGCTGGCGGTTGACCTTCGGCGGCGAGCAGATGGGCTGGGAAGGGGCGCTGGCCACGATCGTGGAGGCCCCGCGCTCCCAGGTCTTCGTCGCGCTGTACGACATCGCCCCCATGGACGAGGACTCCATGGACCGCTGGGAGGGTGTCGGCCTCGACATATACCGGCGCATGCGGGTCCGTGTGGACACCCTGGACGGCGAGGAGCCGGCCTGGGTGTACGTCCTGAACGGCTACGAGGGCGGCCTGCCGTCCGCCCGCTACCTGGGCGAACTCGCGGACGCGGCGGAGTCGGCGGGCGCGCCCCACGACTATGTGATGGAGCTGCGCAAGCGCCCCTGCTGA
- the afsQ1 gene encoding two-component system response regulator AfsQ1, whose amino-acid sequence MPFLLLIEDDDAIRTALELSLSRQGHRVATAATGEDGLKLLREQRPDLIVLDVMLPGIDGFEVCRRIRRTDQLPIILLTARSDDIDVVVGLESGADDYVVKPVQGRVLDARIRAVLRRGERESTDSATFGSLVIDRSAMTVTKNGEDLQLTPTELRLLLELSRRPGQALSRQQLLRLVWEHDYLGDSRLVDACVQRLRAKVEDVPSSPTLIRTVRGVGYRLDVPQ is encoded by the coding sequence GTGCCTTTCCTGTTGCTGATCGAGGACGACGACGCCATCCGCACGGCCCTCGAACTCTCGCTGTCACGCCAGGGCCACCGAGTGGCCACCGCGGCGACGGGCGAGGACGGCCTGAAACTGCTGCGTGAGCAGCGGCCCGACCTGATCGTGCTGGACGTGATGCTGCCGGGGATCGACGGTTTCGAGGTCTGTCGCCGTATCCGGCGCACCGACCAGTTGCCGATCATCCTGCTGACCGCCCGCAGCGACGACATCGACGTCGTCGTCGGGCTCGAGTCCGGCGCCGACGACTATGTCGTCAAGCCGGTGCAGGGCCGGGTCCTCGACGCCCGCATCCGCGCCGTACTGCGCCGCGGCGAGCGGGAGTCCACCGACTCGGCGACGTTCGGCTCGCTGGTGATCGACCGTTCCGCGATGACGGTCACCAAGAACGGGGAGGATCTCCAGCTCACGCCGACCGAGCTGCGTCTCCTCCTGGAGCTGAGCCGGCGCCCGGGACAGGCCCTGTCCCGCCAGCAGTTGCTGCGGCTGGTGTGGGAGCACGACTACCTCGGCGACTCGCGCCTGGTGGACGCGTGCGTGCAGCGGCTGCGGGCGAAGGTGGAGGACGTGCCGTCCTCACCGACCCTGATCCGTACGGTGCGTGGCGTCGGCTACCGGCTGGACGTCCCGCAGTGA
- a CDS encoding aldehyde dehydrogenase family protein has translation MASVFEYAPAPESRSIVDIAPSYGLFIDGEFSDAADGKVFKTVSPSSEEVLAEVARAGAEDVDRAVKAARKAFGKWSALPGAERAKYLFRIARIIQERSRELAVLETLDNGKPIKETRDADLPLVAAHFFYYAGWADKLDHAGYGANPRPLGVAGQVIPWNFPLLMLAWKIAPALATGNTVVLKPAETTPLSALFFADICRQAGLPNGVVNILPGYGDTGAALVEHPDVNKVAFTGSTAVGKAIARQVAGTRKKVTLELGGKGANIVFDDAPIDQAVEGIVNGIFFNQGQVCCAGSRLLVQESIQDELLDSLKRRLSTLRLGDPLDKNTDIGAINSEEQLSRITTLVEAGEAEGAERWSPACELPSSGYWFAPTLFTNVTQAHTIARDEIFGPVLSVLTFRTPDEAVAKANNSQYGLSAGIWTEKGSRILAVANKLRAGVVWANTFNKFDPTSPFGGYKESGFGREGGRHGLEAYLDV, from the coding sequence ATGGCTTCCGTATTCGAATACGCACCCGCGCCCGAGTCGCGGTCGATCGTCGACATCGCCCCGTCCTACGGGCTGTTCATCGACGGCGAGTTCTCCGACGCCGCGGACGGCAAGGTCTTCAAGACCGTCTCGCCGTCGAGCGAGGAGGTTCTGGCCGAGGTCGCCCGGGCGGGCGCCGAGGACGTGGACCGTGCGGTGAAGGCCGCCCGTAAGGCGTTCGGGAAGTGGTCGGCCCTGCCCGGCGCGGAGCGCGCCAAGTACCTCTTCCGTATCGCGCGGATCATCCAGGAGCGCAGCCGAGAGCTGGCCGTCCTGGAGACCCTGGACAACGGCAAGCCGATCAAGGAGACCCGCGACGCGGACCTCCCGCTGGTCGCCGCGCACTTCTTCTACTACGCGGGCTGGGCCGACAAGCTCGACCACGCCGGCTACGGCGCGAACCCGCGCCCGCTGGGTGTCGCGGGCCAGGTCATCCCGTGGAACTTCCCGCTCCTGATGCTCGCGTGGAAGATCGCCCCGGCGCTCGCCACCGGCAACACGGTGGTCCTGAAGCCCGCGGAGACGACGCCGCTGTCCGCGCTGTTCTTCGCGGACATCTGCCGCCAGGCCGGCCTGCCGAACGGCGTGGTCAACATCCTTCCCGGCTACGGGGACACCGGTGCGGCCCTGGTCGAGCACCCGGACGTGAACAAGGTCGCCTTCACCGGCTCGACCGCGGTCGGCAAGGCCATCGCCCGCCAGGTCGCCGGGACGAGGAAGAAGGTCACCCTCGAGCTCGGCGGCAAGGGCGCCAACATCGTCTTCGACGACGCCCCCATCGACCAGGCCGTCGAGGGCATCGTCAACGGCATCTTCTTCAACCAGGGGCAGGTCTGCTGCGCGGGCTCGCGCCTGCTGGTCCAGGAGTCGATCCAGGACGAGCTGCTGGACTCCCTCAAGCGCCGCCTGTCCACGCTGCGCCTCGGCGACCCGCTGGACAAGAACACCGACATCGGGGCGATCAACTCCGAGGAGCAGCTGTCCCGGATCACGACCCTGGTCGAGGCGGGCGAGGCGGAGGGCGCCGAGCGCTGGTCGCCCGCGTGCGAGCTGCCGTCCTCCGGCTACTGGTTCGCGCCGACGCTGTTCACGAATGTCACGCAGGCGCACACCATCGCCCGCGACGAGATCTTCGGCCCGGTGCTCTCCGTGCTGACGTTCCGCACGCCGGACGAGGCCGTCGCCAAGGCGAACAACAGCCAGTACGGCCTGTCCGCCGGCATCTGGACGGAGAAGGGCTCCCGCATCCTCGCGGTGGCCAACAAGCTCCGCGCGGGTGTGGTGTGGGCCAACACGTTCAACAAGTTCGACCCGACCTCGCCGTTCGGCGGCTACAAGGAGTCGGGCTTCGGCCGCGAGGGCGGCCGTCACGGTCTGGAGGCCTACCTCGATGTCTGA
- a CDS encoding uridine kinase family protein, translating into MSSQPIPTRVVLLAGPSGSGKSSLAARTGLPVLRLDDFYKEANDPTLPLVTGSTDIDWDSPSSWDADAALAAIAELCRSGRATVPVYDIATSSRVDVETLDTARTPLFVAEGIFAADLVGRCQEMGVLADALCLRGRPSTTFRRRLARDLREGRKSLPMLLRRGWRLMRAERGIVARQAGLGAHPCGKAEALGRVAAAAAGHCRLPVARQPA; encoded by the coding sequence GTGAGTTCCCAACCGATCCCGACCCGCGTCGTGCTGCTCGCGGGCCCCTCCGGCTCCGGAAAGTCCTCTCTCGCCGCCCGTACCGGCCTGCCGGTCCTGCGCCTGGACGACTTCTACAAAGAGGCCAACGACCCGACGCTTCCCCTGGTGACGGGCAGCACCGACATCGACTGGGACTCGCCCTCCTCCTGGGACGCGGACGCCGCGCTCGCGGCGATAGCGGAGCTGTGCCGCAGCGGCCGCGCCACCGTGCCGGTGTACGACATCGCCACGAGCTCCCGCGTGGACGTGGAGACCCTCGACACGGCCCGCACGCCGCTGTTCGTGGCCGAGGGCATCTTCGCGGCCGACCTCGTCGGGCGCTGCCAGGAGATGGGGGTGCTCGCCGACGCGCTCTGTCTGCGCGGCCGGCCGTCCACGACGTTCCGCCGCCGTCTTGCGCGCGATCTGCGCGAGGGCCGCAAGTCGCTCCCGATGCTGCTGCGCCGCGGCTGGCGCCTGATGCGCGCGGAGCGCGGCATCGTGGCCCGGCAGGCCGGGCTGGGCGCCCACCCGTGCGGAAAGGCGGAGGCGCTCGGCCGTGTCGCGGCCGCGGCGGCCGGCCACTGCCGCCTGCCCGTGGCGCGGCAGCCGGCCTAG
- a CDS encoding SigE family RNA polymerase sigma factor: protein MNALHSTTSSAVVTRLHDVARSTEKSGAVNGRGCVRGAGRQHKPPFMAVVDAPTGGSGAAYGEPKPAGERASCSEAEFTAYVQERRASLYATAYHLTGDRYEAEDLLQSALFSTYRAWERISDKAAVGGYLRRTMTNLHISAWRRRKLNEYPTEELPETAGDTDAMRGTELRAVLWQALARLPELQRTMLVLRYYEGRTDPEIAEILDISVGTVKSSIWRSLRRLREDEVLSFGRDEEESFGELVA, encoded by the coding sequence ATGAACGCACTGCACAGCACCACCTCAAGCGCAGTTGTGACGCGTCTCCACGACGTCGCGCGGAGCACCGAGAAGTCCGGCGCCGTGAACGGGCGGGGGTGCGTTCGCGGCGCCGGGCGTCAGCACAAGCCGCCGTTCATGGCGGTGGTTGACGCACCCACGGGGGGAAGCGGCGCCGCGTACGGGGAGCCGAAGCCGGCGGGGGAGCGGGCGTCCTGCTCGGAGGCCGAGTTCACGGCCTACGTCCAGGAGCGCAGGGCCTCCCTGTACGCGACCGCCTACCACCTGACCGGTGACCGCTACGAGGCCGAGGACCTGCTCCAGAGCGCGCTGTTCTCGACGTACCGGGCCTGGGAGCGGATCAGCGACAAGGCGGCGGTCGGCGGCTACCTGCGCCGCACGATGACCAATCTGCACATCAGCGCCTGGCGCCGGCGCAAGCTCAACGAGTACCCGACGGAGGAGCTGCCGGAGACGGCGGGCGACACCGACGCGATGCGGGGTACCGAGCTGCGCGCCGTCCTGTGGCAGGCGCTCGCCAGGCTTCCCGAACTCCAGCGGACGATGCTGGTCCTTCGTTACTACGAGGGCCGCACCGACCCGGAGATCGCGGAGATCCTGGACATCAGCGTCGGCACGGTGAAGTCGAGCATCTGGCGGTCGCTCCGCCGGCTGCGCGAGGACGAGGTCCTCAGCTTCGGCCGTGACGAGGAAGAGTCCTTCGGCGAGCTGGTGGCCTGA
- a CDS encoding aldehyde dehydrogenase family protein: MSDGRLSVFKTYKLYVGGKFPRSESGRVYEVTDSKGKWLANVPLSSRKDARDAVVAARKAFGGWSGATAYNRGQILYRIAEMLEGRKDQFVREVAQSEGLSRSKAADVVDAAIDRWVWYAGWTDKIAQVVGGANPVAGPFFNLSTPEPTGVVTIVAPQESSFLGLVSVVAPVIAAGNTVVVVASERAPLPALSLGEVLATSDLPGGVVNVLSGRTAEIAAPLAAHQDVNGIDLTGADEVLAKELEVAAADNLKRVFRPQAVDYSADPGTHRLTAFLETKTVWHPTGSLGASGSAY, translated from the coding sequence ATGTCTGACGGGCGACTCAGCGTCTTCAAGACCTACAAGCTGTACGTCGGGGGCAAGTTCCCCCGCTCCGAGAGCGGCCGGGTGTACGAGGTGACGGACTCCAAGGGCAAGTGGCTGGCCAACGTGCCGCTCTCGTCCCGCAAGGACGCGCGTGACGCGGTCGTCGCCGCGCGCAAGGCGTTCGGCGGCTGGTCGGGCGCGACCGCGTACAACCGCGGGCAGATCCTCTACCGCATCGCCGAGATGCTGGAGGGCCGCAAGGACCAGTTCGTCCGCGAAGTCGCGCAGTCGGAGGGCCTGTCCAGGTCCAAGGCGGCGGACGTCGTCGACGCGGCGATCGACCGCTGGGTCTGGTACGCGGGCTGGACGGACAAGATCGCCCAGGTCGTGGGCGGGGCGAACCCGGTGGCGGGCCCGTTCTTCAACCTCTCCACCCCGGAGCCGACGGGTGTCGTGACGATCGTCGCGCCGCAGGAGTCGTCGTTCCTCGGCCTGGTCTCCGTGGTCGCGCCGGTGATCGCCGCCGGCAACACCGTCGTCGTCGTGGCGTCCGAGCGGGCCCCGCTCCCCGCTCTCTCCCTCGGCGAGGTGCTCGCCACCTCCGACCTGCCGGGCGGCGTGGTCAACGTGCTCTCCGGCCGTACGGCGGAGATCGCCGCCCCGCTCGCCGCGCACCAGGACGTCAACGGCATCGACCTGACCGGCGCGGACGAGGTCCTGGCGAAGGAGCTCGAGGTCGCGGCCGCGGACAACCTGAAGCGGGTCTTCCGTCCACAGGCTGTGGATTACTCCGCGGACCCCGGCACGCACCGCCTGACGGCGTTCCTCGAGACCAAGACGGTCTGGCACCCGACCGGTTCGCTGGGCGCCTCCGGTTCGGCGTACTGA
- the deoC gene encoding deoxyribose-phosphate aldolase: MTMPTTAPAFADVTASDSTLRRFLHGLPGVDAVGLEGRAASLGTRSIKTTAKAYAIDLAISMIDLTTLEGADTPGKVRALAAKAVNPDPTDRTTPTTAAVCVYPDMVATAKEALKGSQVKVASVATAFPAGRAALPVKIADVRDAVAAGADEIDMVIDRGAFLAGDYMKVYEEILAVKEASGSARLKVIFETGELSTYDNIRRASWLGMIAGADFIKTSTGKVAVNATPANTLLMLQAVRDFKEQTGVQVGVKPAGGIRTSKDAIKFLVLVNETAGEDWLDSHWFRFGASSLLNDLLMQRQKLATGRYSGPDYVTVD, from the coding sequence GTGACCATGCCCACCACCGCACCTGCATTCGCCGACGTGACCGCGTCCGACAGCACTCTGCGCCGCTTCCTGCACGGGCTGCCCGGCGTCGACGCCGTCGGCCTCGAAGGCCGCGCAGCGTCCCTCGGCACGCGTTCCATCAAGACCACGGCCAAGGCGTACGCCATCGATCTGGCCATCTCCATGATCGACCTGACGACGCTCGAAGGCGCGGACACCCCGGGCAAGGTCCGGGCGCTCGCCGCCAAGGCCGTCAACCCCGACCCGACCGACCGCACCACGCCGACGACCGCCGCGGTCTGCGTCTACCCCGACATGGTGGCGACCGCCAAGGAGGCCCTGAAGGGCTCCCAGGTCAAGGTCGCCTCCGTGGCGACCGCCTTCCCGGCCGGCCGCGCCGCCCTCCCCGTGAAGATCGCTGACGTCCGTGACGCGGTCGCCGCCGGGGCGGACGAGATCGACATGGTGATCGACCGCGGCGCCTTCCTGGCCGGCGACTACATGAAGGTGTACGAGGAGATCCTCGCCGTGAAGGAGGCCTCGGGCAGCGCCCGGCTCAAGGTCATCTTCGAGACCGGCGAGCTCTCCACGTACGACAACATCCGCCGCGCCTCGTGGCTCGGCATGATCGCCGGCGCCGACTTCATCAAGACGTCGACCGGCAAGGTCGCCGTGAACGCCACCCCGGCGAACACCCTGCTGATGCTCCAGGCCGTGCGCGACTTCAAGGAGCAGACTGGGGTACAGGTGGGCGTGAAGCCCGCCGGCGGTATCCGTACGTCCAAGGACGCGATCAAGTTCCTCGTCCTGGTCAACGAGACCGCGGGCGAGGACTGGCTGGACAGTCACTGGTTCCGCTTCGGCGCGTCGAGCCTGCTCAACGACCTGCTGATGCAGCGGCAGAAGCTGGCGACCGGCCGCTACTCCGGCCCTGACTACGTGACGGTGGACTGA
- a CDS encoding purine-nucleoside phosphorylase: MNASVNPDLVGALADPHAAADAAAARLRELTGTETHDVALVMGSGWAPAVDALGTPEAEFPVTELPGFPPPAVEGHGGKVRSYRIGQKRALVFLGRTHFYEGRGVSAVAHGVRTAVAAGCKTVVLTNGCGGLRDGMRPGQPVLISDHINLTAASPIIGANFVDLTDLYSPRLRALCKEVDATLEEGVYVQFPGPHYETPAEINMVRVLGGDLVGMSTVLEAIAAREAGAEVLGISLVTNLAAGLSGEPLNHEEVLQAGRDSAARMGELLTRVLERI, from the coding sequence GTGAACGCATCTGTGAATCCGGACCTCGTCGGCGCTCTCGCCGACCCCCACGCCGCGGCCGACGCCGCCGCCGCCCGCCTGCGCGAGCTGACCGGCACCGAGACCCACGACGTCGCACTGGTGATGGGTTCCGGCTGGGCTCCGGCCGTCGACGCGCTCGGTACCCCCGAGGCCGAGTTCCCCGTCACCGAACTGCCCGGCTTCCCGCCCCCGGCGGTCGAGGGCCACGGCGGCAAGGTCCGCTCGTACCGCATCGGCCAGAAGCGCGCGCTGGTCTTCCTCGGCCGTACGCACTTCTACGAGGGCCGCGGCGTCTCGGCCGTCGCCCACGGCGTGCGCACCGCGGTCGCGGCCGGCTGCAAGACCGTGGTGCTGACCAACGGCTGCGGCGGCCTGCGCGACGGCATGCGTCCCGGGCAGCCGGTGCTGATCAGCGACCACATCAACCTGACGGCGGCGTCGCCGATCATCGGCGCGAACTTCGTGGACCTGACCGACCTCTACTCGCCGCGGCTGCGGGCGCTGTGCAAGGAGGTGGACGCGACGCTCGAGGAGGGCGTGTACGTCCAGTTCCCCGGCCCCCACTACGAGACCCCGGCCGAGATCAACATGGTCCGCGTGCTCGGCGGCGACCTGGTGGGCATGTCCACCGTCCTCGAGGCCATCGCGGCACGCGAGGCCGGCGCGGAGGTGCTGGGCATCTCGCTGGTCACGAACCTGGCGGCGGGGCTCTCGGGCGAGCCGCTGAACCACGAGGAAGTGCTGCAGGCGGGCCGTGATTCCGCGGCGCGGATGGGTGAACTGCTGACGAGGGTGCTGGAACGCATCTGA
- a CDS encoding PH domain-containing protein yields MTSPQQPEPSTDSDRVFRSPAGMAGGAVLLGLIAWIVVDAVVRGEGRTPWLALAGALLAVPVVVAFTFRPAVFAGEDRIRIRNPFRTIVLPWGSVADVRASYSSEIFTQDGSKYQLWAIPVSLRKRKAAARRQAQAAYDDPHGTTSVHADVSDAKSRIAPADQTIADLRELAERRSSAAEAQGAPQIRWAYEVLAPAVAGAVLLAVLLATG; encoded by the coding sequence ATGACGAGCCCCCAGCAGCCCGAGCCCTCCACCGACAGCGACCGGGTCTTCCGTTCGCCCGCCGGAATGGCGGGTGGTGCCGTGCTGCTCGGGCTCATCGCCTGGATCGTCGTCGACGCCGTCGTCCGCGGTGAGGGCCGCACGCCGTGGCTCGCCCTCGCCGGCGCGCTGCTCGCTGTGCCGGTCGTCGTCGCGTTCACCTTCCGCCCGGCCGTCTTCGCGGGCGAGGACCGCATCCGGATCAGGAACCCGTTCCGCACCATCGTCCTGCCGTGGGGCAGCGTGGCTGACGTGCGGGCCTCCTACTCCAGCGAGATCTTCACGCAGGACGGCTCGAAGTACCAGCTCTGGGCCATCCCCGTCTCGCTGCGCAAGCGCAAGGCCGCGGCCCGGCGGCAGGCCCAGGCCGCCTACGACGACCCGCACGGCACGACGTCGGTGCACGCCGACGTGAGCGACGCGAAGTCCCGGATCGCCCCGGCCGACCAGACCATCGCCGACCTGCGGGAACTGGCGGAACGCCGGTCCTCCGCCGCCGAGGCCCAGGGCGCGCCGCAGATCCGCTGGGCGTACGAGGTGCTGGCGCCTGCGGTCGCGGGCGCGGTTCTCCTCGCGGTGCTCCTCGCGACCGGCTGA
- a CDS encoding sensor histidine kinase codes for MSDGTNGGGAPRRGILTGIRLTSLRLRLVVVFALVALTAAVSASGIAYWLNREAVLTRTQDAALEDFRQDMQNRAAALPLRPTQDELQRVAEQMGNDGNGYSVLLIGERAEGKPIVGASDPDEFTKKDVPQSLQDAVNERQEIGAGNTVPYHLYWQRTERGGTPYLVGGTRIVGGGPTGYLFKSLDQERQDLNSLAWSLGIATLLALVGSALLAQAAATTVLRPVHRLGEAARQLGEGKLDTRLRVSGTDELAELARTFNKTAASLEKKVADMSARDESSRRFVADMSHELRTPLTALTAVTEVLEDEADSLDPMIAPAVNLVVSETRRLYDLVENLMEVTRFDAGTARLVMDTVDVADQVTACIDARAWLDAVELDAERGIMARLDPRRLDVILANLIGNALKHGGSPVRVSVRPVDGELVIEVRDHGPGIPEEVLPHVFDRFYKASASRPRSEGSGLGLSIAMENAHIHGGDITAANSPEGGAVFVLTLPRDGSSLQDCEAVGTGDADAPGAAGAGGRTAADDSRPQGEGDAL; via the coding sequence GTGAGCGACGGCACGAACGGCGGCGGCGCTCCACGGCGCGGCATACTCACCGGAATCCGCCTGACCAGCCTGCGGCTGCGCCTGGTGGTGGTGTTCGCGCTGGTCGCGCTCACGGCGGCCGTGTCCGCGTCCGGCATCGCGTACTGGCTCAACCGCGAGGCGGTGCTCACGCGCACGCAGGACGCGGCCCTGGAGGACTTCCGGCAGGACATGCAGAACCGTGCCGCGGCGCTGCCGCTGCGGCCCACCCAGGACGAGCTCCAGCGCGTCGCCGAGCAGATGGGGAACGACGGCAACGGTTACAGCGTGCTCCTCATCGGCGAACGCGCCGAGGGCAAGCCGATCGTCGGCGCGTCCGACCCCGACGAGTTCACCAAGAAGGACGTCCCGCAGTCGCTCCAGGACGCGGTGAACGAGCGGCAGGAGATCGGCGCGGGCAACACGGTGCCCTACCACCTCTACTGGCAGCGGACCGAACGCGGCGGCACGCCGTATCTGGTCGGTGGCACCAGGATCGTGGGCGGCGGGCCGACCGGTTACCTGTTCAAGTCCCTCGACCAGGAGCGGCAGGACCTCAACTCGCTCGCCTGGTCGCTCGGCATCGCGACGCTGCTCGCCCTGGTCGGCTCCGCGCTGCTCGCGCAGGCGGCCGCGACGACCGTGCTGCGGCCGGTGCACCGGCTGGGCGAGGCGGCCAGGCAGCTCGGCGAGGGCAAGCTCGACACCCGGCTGCGCGTCTCCGGCACGGACGAACTGGCGGAGCTGGCACGGACGTTCAACAAGACCGCGGCGTCGCTGGAGAAGAAGGTCGCCGACATGAGCGCCCGCGACGAGTCCAGCCGCCGCTTCGTCGCCGACATGTCGCACGAACTGCGCACGCCGCTGACCGCGCTCACCGCCGTCACCGAGGTGCTCGAGGACGAGGCGGACAGCCTCGACCCGATGATCGCCCCCGCCGTGAACCTCGTGGTCAGCGAGACCCGGCGGCTGTACGACCTGGTGGAGAACCTGATGGAGGTCACCCGCTTCGACGCGGGCACCGCGAGACTCGTGATGGACACGGTGGACGTCGCCGACCAGGTCACCGCCTGCATCGACGCCCGAGCCTGGCTGGACGCGGTGGAGCTGGACGCGGAGCGGGGCATCATGGCGCGCCTCGACCCGCGCCGGCTCGACGTGATCCTGGCCAACCTGATCGGCAACGCGCTCAAGCACGGCGGCTCGCCGGTGCGGGTCTCGGTCCGGCCCGTCGACGGCGAGTTGGTCATCGAGGTACGGGACCACGGACCCGGCATCCCCGAGGAGGTCCTGCCGCACGTGTTCGACCGTTTCTACAAGGCGAGCGCGTCACGTCCTCGTTCCGAGGGCAGCGGACTCGGCCTGTCCATCGCCATGGAGAACGCGCATATCCACGGTGGTGACATCACCGCGGCCAACTCGCCGGAGGGCGGCGCGGTCTTCGTGCTGACGCTGCCGCGCGACGGGTCCTCGCTCCAGGACTGCGAGGCGGTCGGGACGGGCGACGCGGACGCCCCTGGGGCAGCGGGCGCCGGCGGCCGCACGGCGGCGGACGACAGCCGCCCGCAGGGAGAGGGGGACGCGCTGTGA